A segment of the Catenuloplanes nepalensis genome:
ACACCAGGCGCGGGGAACATCACAGCCGCTGCCTGCGGAAACGACGACAGTCTGCAGTCGAAGCAACGAAATACCTGATCAGGTGGGACGGCTTGCGGCCCGAAACATGCAGGTAACAGGCTATGTCGTCCACCCTGACAAGTATCGGCTTGATAACAGCACCTTCACCTGTGAGTCCCTGCGGTGTCACAGTGTTCCTCACCTCACATACCCCTCGTGAGTGCCCTGAGGAGGCCCTTCCCATGCGCGGGAAAACCGCAATAAAGATCTCGGCTGGTCTTGCCGCGACCGCCCTGCTCGTCACCGCCTGCGGTGGCGGGGGCGACGACGAGGCCGGTGCCAGCAACGCTGTCGTGTCCGTCGAGGTCGCGGAGCCGCAGTACCTGCTCCCGTCCAACACGAACGAGACCAGTGGCTCGCAGGTGCTCGCTTCCCTGTTCACGCCGCTCGTGGACTACGACGCCGACAACAAGCCGGTCGAGGTGGCCGCGGAGTCCGTCACGACGACGGACAACGTCACCTGGACCATCAAGCTGAAGGACGGTTACACCTTCCACAACGGTGAGAAGGTCACGGCCGACAGCTACATCAACGCGTGGAACTACGGCTCGTACGGTCCGAACGGCCAGAACAACTCCTACTTCTGGGAGAAGGTCGAGGGCTGGTCCGACCTGCAGTCCGAGGACCCGGATGGTGAGGAAGGGCCGCAGAAGGCGCCCGAGCCGAAGGCCAAGACGCTGACCGGTCTGGCGAAGGTGGACGACCTGACCTTCACGGTCAAGCTGTCCGCGGCGTTCTCCGAGTTCAAGACGATGCTCGGCTACACCGCGTTCTACCCGCTGCCGGCCGCCGCGTTCGCCTCCGAGGGGGTCGTCAAGGAGGACTTCGAAGAGGCCATCATCGGCAACGGCCCGTTCAAGATGAAGGGCACCTGGCAGCACGACTCGCAGATCGAGGTCGAGCAGTACGCCGAGTACCCGGGCGACAAGCCGAAGATCCAGGGCGTCATCTTCAAGATCTACCAGGCGCTGCCGGCGGCCTATGCCGACCTGGCCTCGGACAACCTGGACGTGCTGAAGACGATCCCGACCGAGAACATCTCGAGCGCCGAGGCCGACCTGGGCGACCGGTTCAAGAAGAGCGCGGCCTCGACGTTCCAGTTCGTCGCGTTCCCGACGTACCAGCAGGAGTTCAGCAAGCCCGAGGTGCGGCGCGCGATCTCGCAGGCGATCAACCGCGACGAGATCATCAAGTCGGTCTTCAAGGACTCGCAGAC
Coding sequences within it:
- a CDS encoding peptide ABC transporter substrate-binding protein; its protein translation is MRGKTAIKISAGLAATALLVTACGGGGDDEAGASNAVVSVEVAEPQYLLPSNTNETSGSQVLASLFTPLVDYDADNKPVEVAAESVTTTDNVTWTIKLKDGYTFHNGEKVTADSYINAWNYGSYGPNGQNNSYFWEKVEGWSDLQSEDPDGEEGPQKAPEPKAKTLTGLAKVDDLTFTVKLSAAFSEFKTMLGYTAFYPLPAAAFASEGVVKEDFEEAIIGNGPFKMKGTWQHDSQIEVEQYAEYPGDKPKIQGVIFKIYQALPAAYADLASDNLDVLKTIPTENISSAEADLGDRFKKSAASTFQFVAFPTYQQEFSKPEVRRAISQAINRDEIIKSVFKDSQTSARSFVSPVVAGYREDTCGVNCAFDAAKAKSEYDAAGGPKKITITYNGDGGHKDWVDATCNQLKTNLGIECTGVAEPKFADLLTKLDQKQPIGMFRMGWVMDYPSMENYLGPIYTTDGSSNYYGYSNKQFDTLYKEGVSAATPEEAIAKYQAAEDILANDMPVIPLRFGQNNFGHSTKVKNVEMDLFNRVNLLKIEAA